A genomic segment from Ptychodera flava strain L36383 chromosome 19, AS_Pfla_20210202, whole genome shotgun sequence encodes:
- the LOC139119487 gene encoding uncharacterized protein isoform X7, producing the protein MISVLKQGIRDRSPFTWKHENCGRSSYRLTLWGVDKLSTTVVNGVDNKTADLSSGDSQNGRLGVSGNTSMIESLLKAHIPANFTNDVKDRHCFPGRGPTRDVIPNVNSTSLYSTSKEHYKKKRYSAAPQYIPQVEIETNARRANVSSVTPNLASNSLSNGFPMLCDDQPPKLTPAVEKKPKKSVEMRYLATMDSMCSSASRQIPSVTHPPPLLKQNITKTSRAADLGYEGALDLSKPLDLSVKKQSRSSDSSSGLQREQETMINFSQHSVASPSRYQNGLSHAIVTESTPRSIAMQRQYLNRPQEISRGSSPGRSPAHSPYRQVISPDVSRPSSMHSSYYPGSSSDMSRISGTVTLQKNTPTSSPYNVDPTLIPSSIGIGRSAFTVGLQESTVNGSAKQQQSGHYTEGRKISTPAHLNMMSSKSPQHGHSPVRVARVNPTATKPPERSLPTVNAFPNPSVSRHGHSSHVQVSTVPYHAASTISDSPRSHAYNSKLYYARKERERSPSVSASNSPQRSSPMHIQGPDRSPVHATVRCRSRSPHTSSSPLGMIQNSLAAGATLGKLLKPLDEHEKNKEEAMMQQRRMKQERLNSEKRYSSPRTSCSSLSPLHIQIPKGQSPINHQQQQGYQPPTPPRLADASQTRLLSPGYSQCSSESTKCTCTYVPVNGNSLSPVEPKSPPMPVLTPHSTQAPVTLSPSQPKPTVPLPREPPTLDHSSNNVLYNALTLPKYQRTSLASTNPISKSSDVHARVSTKSQSQNKTFMTNRPPILTTDHHIQSNHNTQVYSHAHKQPVPYNLEERLRHALQTVGKEQVPDARAFSLNRVSPRDPRPFAREQLILQQQQFRREHSQRQWPHSQNMNQLMQNRNFAPNSSSSSPLPATVDGNFQRQKIVREKRRSSPVSAMSMQSRPTERNIFKEINAFGADSSDGVAKEMTAKPVISEVIDLTTPVGSPASPYPAADKDGTEGDIEESKGSVEDIHGVSGRQCHMLDNHRRSKINTEGTEGMPKLSSRLQSTSAIDLKTSRCSGVITNAKLTTSCVVQLSKSEVSQSSTPLMSLSTLSSTSSDNEMDTQGSYCGSPIPCTAEQRRQAKRSLEIARIKNSEGYVGDKPKKPKNDFLYVDSSLLNREERHLQRAMMRFTEMELQRRGIPFAARKTRSIDEDDDRKARPMDDEDYRKARSIDEDGERSKDEYENNSTGIEGEEDINISMDTAESRDPKEANLHRRYKYKVGKHFSRNYDSSDYNTIMNWKSSFEDRMVEGVFSTTPVSTASTSPISSPTTVTIVTTATSSEDDGGVKKGVTEFQDFVPVILEKRTRSGLSGSKVLRERKPFYNKNAKYEQEIEKEEQKKLFRKRSQSIASVSGDEASPPRKRKPYERVASNFASTRTNKNTTLAGEKVKQKYDFKGLGRGRFGRGKGRLRVHLNQLDGDFYRGRGRGRGRGRGRGRGRGRGRGRGSIARRLAMSGEIMIKQEVVSDTEQSVGNVQAVDDDSKPMRCILDPSNYNKITLVSGNGAPIDEQGEVVINIDEGVRERRKRLLAKPSGKRTRKTNNARDVDDDDTCQDIEPDVRECNKENASINDSDDEYLLDGASPSRPMPPEMKRIMVNKNSGETLLHRAARLAYEEVALYCIENGVVQVNVKDNAGYTALHECCVRGRLAIAKHLLRFGANVNCSSADGTRPIHDAVENDHLEIVRLLLSYGADPLLATYSGRTPIKIARSEKMKTLIKGHLMDLNGESIETKEDEDLPEENLDLDWHFNGSCNIFDDLEESGFALFSDVPDDESSEAEEPLLELCDRPHPTTYHFQLPDSQRASNWLVLSDVLQRAALTHREFLMKHRNVPIRSVTVEELLEYIATSQITQPPANLTKRPKDDALELVELDDQIRELLGIEVVRIKEENNNEITGRRRSPRKRCEDESNA; encoded by the exons GGAGTGGATAAGTTATCAACGACGGTTGTGAATGGTGTTGATAATAAAACAGCTGATCTCTCGTCAGGAGACAGTCAAAATGGAAGACTAGGAGTGTCTGGTAATACAAGTATGATAGAATCGTTACTCAAAGCACATATTCCCGCCAATTTTACCAATGATGTTAAGGATAG GCACTGCTTCCCAGGCCGTGGTCCAACAAGAGATGTCATCCCAAATGTTAACAGTACCTCACTGTATTCAACATCAAAGGAGCATTATAAAAAG AAGAGATATTCTGCCGCACCTCAATATATTCCACAAGTGGAGATTGAAACAAATGCAAGAAGAGCAAATGTGTCGTCGGTGACGCCAAACCTAGCCTCAAACAGTTTGTCCAATGGCTTTCCAATGCTCTGTGATGATCAGCCACCAAAATTGACTCCAGCTGTTGAAAAGAAACcaaagaaatcagttgagatgaGATACTTAGCAACTATGGATTCTATGTGTTCTTCAGCATCAAGACAGATACCAAGTGTGACACATCCTCCACCTTTGCTCAAACAGAACATCACAAAGACATCCAGAGCAGCTGATCTAGGGTATGAGGGTGCCTTAGACCTGAGCAAGCCATTAGACTTATCAGTGAAGAAACAAAGCCGATCGTCAGATAGCAGCAGTGGCCTACAGAGAGAGCAAGAAACAATGATAAACTTTTCACAGCATTCAGTGGCATCTCCTAGTAGATACCAAAATGGCTTGTCCCATGCTATTGTCACTGAATCCACACCAAGAAGCATTGCAATGCAGAGGCAATATCTGAATAGACCTCAGGAAATAAGTCGAGGATCTTCTCCAGGACGTTCTCCAGCACATTCTCCATATCGTCAGGTGATATCTCCAGATGTGAGTCGGCCTTCATCGATGCATTCTTCGTATTACCCAGGATCATCTTCTGACATGAGCAGGATATCAGGTACAGTGACACTACAGAAGAACACACCAACATCATCACCTTATAATGTGGATCCAACTCTTATTCCATCGTCTATAGGGATTGGAAGATCAGCCTTTACTGTTGGGTTGCAAGAGAGTACTGTCAATGGAAgtgcaaaacaacaacaaagtgGACATTACACAGAGGGGCGAAAAATATCAACACCTGCCCATCTAAATATGATGTCATCTAAATCTCCACAGCATGGGCATTCACCTGTCAGAGTGGCCCGTGTGAATCCCACTGCCACTAAACCACCTGAAAGGTCTTTGCCAACAGTCAACGCCTTTCCAAATCCATCTGTATCACGCCATGGACATTCCAGCCATGTTCAAGTCAGTACAGTTCCTTATCATGCTGCTTCTACAATATCAGATTCTCCAAGGAGTCATGCATACAATTCAAAGTTGTATTACGCGAGAAAAGAAAGGGAGAGATCTCCATCGGTGTCTGCCTCCAACTCTCCGCAAAGGTCTTCTCCTATGCACATACAAGGACCAGACAGATCGCCTGTTCATGCAACAGTTAGGTGCAGATCGCGCTCGCCACATACATCTTCATCTCCTCTTGGTATGATACAGAATTCTTTAGCTGCTGGTGCTACACTGGGAAAACTGTTAAAACCTCTTGATGAACATGAAAAGAACAAGGAAGAAGCCATGATGCAGCAAAGGAGGATGAAGCAAGAAAGACTCAACAGTGAAAAGAGGTATTCTTCTCCAAGAACATCATGTTCTAGTCTTTCACCTTTACATATACAAATTCCAAAAGGACAGTCCCCTATTAACCACCAACAACAGCAAGGATACCAACCTCCTACTCCTCCAAGGTTGGCTGATGCCTCGCAAACCAGACTTCTGTCTCCAGGTTATAGTCAGTGTTCCTCAGAATCAACAAAGTGTACTTGCACATATGTGCCGGTCAACGGTAACTCACTCAGTCCTGTTGAACCCAAATCACCACCAATGCCAGTTTTGACACCCCACTCTACCCAGGCTCCTGTGACTTTGTCTCCCAGTCAGCCTAAACCAACAGTGCCTCTTCCAAGAGAGCCACCAACTCTTGACCATTCATCAAACAATGTCTTGTATAATGCACTTACACTGCCAAAGTATCAGCGCACCAGCCTTGCAAGCACAAACCCTATCTCAAAATCTTCTGATGTGCATGCAAGAGTCAGCACGAAGAGCCAGAGTCAGAACAAGACTTTTATGACCAACAGACCACCCATCCTTACAACAGACCATCATATTCAATCAAACCATAACACACAGGTCTACTCTCATGCCCATAAGCAACCTGTTCCCTATAACCTGGAAGAAAGACTGAGACATGCTTTACAAACTGTCGGGAAAGAGCAAGTGCCAGATGCTAGAGCCTTTTCGTTAAATAGAGTCTCTCCACGTGATCCCAGACCTTTTGCAAGAGAGCAGCTCATTCTTCAGCAGCAGCAGTTCAGACGAGAACATTCACAAAGACAGTGGCCACACAGCCAGAACATGAATCAGTTGATGCAGAATAGAAACTTTGCACCTAATTCATCATCGTCTTCACCATTGCCTGCAACTGTGGATGGGAATTTCCAAAGACAGAAGATTGTCCGAGAAAAACGGAGAAGCTCTCCAGTTTCTGCCATGTCTATGCAAAGTAGACCCACTGAGAGGAATATCTTTAAAGAAATCAATGCTTTTGGTGCAGATAGTAGTGATGGTGTTGCCAAAGAGATGACTGCTAAACCAGTCATAAGTGAGGTGATAGATCTCACGACTCCGGTTGGTTCTCCAGCGTCTCCTTATCCGGCAGCTGATAAAGATGGCACAGAGGGAGACATAGAAGAGAGCAAGGGGTCAGTGGAAGACATACATGGTGTTTCTGGGAGGCAATGTCATATGCTGGACAACCACAGAAGAAGTAAAATCAACACTGAGGGTACTGAGGGAATGCCAAAGTTATCTTCAAGGCTACAGTCAACATCGGCAATTGACTTAAAGACTTCTCGCTGTTCTGGGGTTATAACAAATGCAAAATTAACGACAAGTTGTGTCGTTCAACTTTCCAAGAGTGAAGTATCACAGAGCTCAACACCTTTAATGTCTCTGTCAACTCTATCTTCAACTTCTTCGGACAATGAGATGGACACTCAAGGAAGTTACTGCGGCTCACCCATACCATGTACAGCGGAGCAGCGAAGACAGGCCAAACGGTCCCTTGAAATAGCCAGAATAAAAAACTCTGAGGGGTATGTTGGAGACAAACCAAAAAAACCAAagaatgattttctgtatgttgaTTCATCTCTATTAAATCGAGAAGAGAGGCACTTACAG CGTGCAATGATGAGGTTCACTGAGATGGAGTTACAGAGACGTGGAATACCATTTGCCGCTCGTAAAACGAGGTCTATAGATGAGGATGATGATCGCAAAGCCAGACCTATGGACGATGAGGACTATCGTAAAGCCAGGTCTATAGATGAGGATGGTGAAAGGAGCAAGGACGAATATGAAAATAACAGTACTGGGATCGAAGGAGAAGAGGACATAAACATCTCCATGGATACTGCTGAAAGCAGAGATCCAAAAGAGGCCAACTTGCATCGCAGATATAAATACAAAGTTGGCAAACACTTTTCCAGAAACTATGATTCTTCAG ATTACAATACTATAATGAATTGGAAGAGTTCTTTCGAGGATAGGATGGTTGAGGGCGTCTTTTCCACCACGCCAGTTTCCACCGCTTCTACCTCCCCGATATCCTCACCCACTACTGTTACCATAGTAACCACTGCCACTTCATCTGAGGATGACGGCGGGGTTAAGAAGG GTGTCACCGAGTTCCAAGACTTCGTCCCAGTTATTCTAGAGAAACGGACTCGAAGTGGCTTGTCAG GTTCAAAGGTTCTTCGGGAACGGAAGccattttacaacaaaaatgccaaatatgaaCAGGAAATCGAGAAGGAGGAACAGAAAAAGCTATTTCGTAAACGATCACAGAGCATTGCCAGCGTCAGTGGTGACGAGGCGTCGCCGCCTAGGAAGCGCAAACCGTATGAGCGTGTGGCCAGCAACTTCGCGAGCACCCGTACCAACAAGAACACCACCTTAGCTGGGGAAAAGGTCAAACAGAAATACGACTTCAAAGGACTTGGTAGAGGGCGTTTTGGGAGAGGAAAGGGTCGGCTCAGAGTTCACCTGAATCAGTTGGATGGAGATTTCTACAGGGGAAGAGGGCGAGGAAGGGGTAGGGGCAGGGGCAGGGGTAGGGGCAGAGGGAGAGGCAGGGGTAGGGGATCGATTGCAAGGCGTTTAGCGATGAGTGGGGAAATCATGATTAAGCAAGAAGTTGTCAGTGACACAGAGCAGTCAGTGGGTAATGTCCAGGCTGTGGATGACGACAGCAAACCCATGAGGTGCATTTTGGACCCCTCCAATTACAACAAGATTACCCTCGTCTCCGGTAACGGCGCCCCCATCGATGAACAGGGTGAAGTGGTGATTAACATTGATGAAGGCGTCAGAGAGAGAAGGAAGAGACTTCTAGCTAAACCTAGCGGCAAGAGAACACGGAAGACAAACAATGCCAGAGATGTGGACGATGATGACACATGTCAGGATATTGAG CCTGATGTCCGTGAATGTAACAAGGAAAATGCCAGTATAAATGACAGCGACGATGAGTACTTGCTAGACGGCGCCAGTCCCTCACGACCTATGCCACCAG AAATGAAACGTATCATGGTTAATAAGAATTCAGGGGAAACACTTCTGCACCGAGCTGCCAGACTAGCTTACGAG GAGGTCGCACTGTATTGCATCGAGAACGGCGTTGTGCAGGTTAACGTCAAGGATAACGCCGGATACACTGCTCTTCATGAATGCTGTGTTCGGGGACGTCTTGCCATTGCAAAGCATCTGCTTCGATTCGGAGCCAATGTCAACTGTAGTTCGGCTGACGGAACCAG aCCAATCCACGACGCTGTAGAAAATGATCACTTGGAAATTGTACGTCTATTACTATCCTATGGTGCAGATCCTTTACTGGCGACCTACTCTGGGCGGACACCGATAAAAATTGCACGCAGCGAGAAGATGAAAACTCTAATCAAAG GTCACCTGATGGATCTCAATGGCGAATCCATAGAAACCAAAGAAGACGAGGATCTTCCTGAGGAAAACCTTGACCTTGATTGGCATTTCAACGGTTCATGTAACATTTTCG ATGATTTGGAAGAATCTGGTTTTGCCTTGTTCAGTGATGTGCCTGATGACGAGTCCTCAGAGGCCGAGGAACCGTTATTAGAACTCTGTGACAGACCACATCCCACAACCTACCATTTCCAATTACCTGATTCACAGAG AGCCAGCAACTGGTTAGTTCTGAGTGATGTCTTGCAAAGGGCAGCCCTAACTCACCGAGAATTCTTAATGAAGCACAGAAACGTACCCATTAGGTCAGTGACAGTGGAAGAGTTACTGGAATACATAGCGACCAGTCAAATTACACAGCCGCCGGCTAATCTAACTAAGAGACCAAAGGATGATGCCTTGGAGCTGGTGGAACTTGATGACCAGATCAGGGAATTACTTGGAATCGAGGTGGTACGCATTAAAGAAGAGAATAACAATGAAATCACGGGTCGAAGACGGTCGCCAAGGAAACGATGCGAGGATGAGAGTAACGCATAG